From a region of the Streptomyces sp. NBC_01244 genome:
- a CDS encoding alpha/beta fold hydrolase, whose amino-acid sequence MTEFLSIDGGRLAYEVTGEGSLVLLAHGMGDNRAAYRETAALLVTAGYRVASTDLRGHGESSTGWASYTRTDVAGDLLALIRHLGGPAVIVGHSFAGGAATIAAAQEPALVDAIVEISPFTRAQKIDFGALGSNARYRKGMLLLLGTGILRSAGLWKRYLDHAYPGARPAGHAAHLGALVADLTRPGRMAVVAKMGMSAPTDAGARLGDIRCPALIVEGDLDCDWADPAAEGAAIVAELPEGRGRLVTIEGAGHYAHAQFPAETAAAIVSFLKEAARA is encoded by the coding sequence ATGACGGAGTTTCTGAGCATCGACGGCGGGCGGCTCGCGTACGAGGTCACGGGCGAAGGCTCGCTGGTCCTGCTCGCCCACGGCATGGGCGACAACCGCGCGGCCTACCGCGAGACCGCCGCCCTCCTCGTCACCGCCGGATACCGCGTCGCCTCCACCGACCTGCGCGGACACGGGGAATCGAGCACCGGCTGGGCCTCGTACACCCGCACCGACGTGGCGGGCGACCTGCTCGCCCTGATCCGGCACCTCGGCGGACCGGCCGTCATCGTCGGCCACTCCTTCGCCGGCGGCGCCGCCACCATCGCGGCGGCGCAGGAGCCCGCGCTCGTCGACGCGATCGTCGAGATCAGCCCGTTCACCCGTGCCCAGAAGATCGACTTCGGCGCCCTCGGCTCCAACGCCCGCTACCGCAAGGGCATGCTCCTGCTGCTCGGCACCGGCATCCTGCGCAGCGCCGGCCTGTGGAAGCGCTACCTCGACCACGCCTACCCGGGCGCCCGTCCGGCCGGTCACGCCGCCCACCTCGGGGCGCTCGTCGCCGACCTGACCCGGCCGGGCCGGATGGCCGTCGTCGCCAAGATGGGGATGTCCGCCCCCACCGACGCGGGCGCCCGCCTCGGCGACATCCGGTGCCCCGCGCTGATCGTCGAGGGCGACCTCGACTGCGACTGGGCCGACCCGGCCGCCGAGGGCGCGGCCATCGTCGCCGAACTGCCGGAGGGGCGCGGGCGCCTCGTGACGATCGAGGGCGCGGGCCACTACGCCCACGCGCAGTTCCCCGCCGAAACCGCCGCGGCCATCGTGTCCTTCCTGAAGGAGGCCGCCCGTGCCTAG
- a CDS encoding TetR/AcrR family transcriptional regulator encodes MPRASLSADAVVDVALGLVDAQGPAGLTLSAVAGLAGVATPSLYKHVRNLAELRDLLSARIMNEMADEIGVAVIGRSADEAIRAFMTAWRGYALRHPHRYAALLHSPHPEARTAEAGERLITILFATLRAYGLEDSAAVHAARCLRATAHGFVSLETGGGFALPEALDESYALLTHMVVTGLHTPRTDR; translated from the coding sequence GTGCCTAGGGCCTCGCTCTCGGCCGACGCGGTGGTCGACGTGGCGCTGGGCCTCGTCGACGCGCAGGGCCCGGCGGGCCTGACCCTGTCGGCGGTGGCCGGCCTGGCGGGCGTGGCGACGCCCTCCCTCTACAAGCACGTACGCAACCTCGCCGAGCTCCGCGACCTCCTGTCGGCACGGATCATGAACGAGATGGCGGACGAGATCGGCGTGGCGGTCATCGGCCGCTCCGCCGACGAGGCGATCCGCGCGTTCATGACGGCCTGGCGCGGCTACGCCCTGCGCCACCCCCACCGGTACGCGGCCCTGCTGCACAGCCCCCACCCCGAAGCTCGGACGGCCGAAGCCGGGGAACGGCTGATCACCATCCTCTTCGCCACCCTGCGCGCCTACGGCCTGGAGGACTCCGCGGCCGTCCACGCGGCCCGCTGCCTGCGCGCCACCGCCCACGGCTTCGTCTCCCTGGAAACCGGCGGCGGCTTCGCGCTGCCCGAGGCCCTGGACGAGAGTTACGCCCTGCTGACGCACATGGTCGTCACGGGCCTGCACACGCCGCGCACCGACCGCTGA
- a CDS encoding helix-turn-helix transcriptional regulator yields the protein MGDPDLAFLDIDPEDERFYRVLLRSGGADPEQLVRHADLDEEAVRVLRQRATTLGLAAMTDGLLRPASPAKAVQHLIDARLARMRQELETRAAADAIVASLLAERDAATTSDAIAGADRPPMERLMGIEQVRAAIDELTFFTRSESMTTWPSGVMRPEIIDTSRPADARILRRGIRMRSLFGAAALDDPATMAYLREMVGKGAEVRVSRLDLERILIFDRAAALTPIDPSDSKRGALLTREPGLVTTLVSLFDRMWGQAQEIPAVADEEGPAVSGERPTELERRILESLCTADKDENGARDVGISVRTYRKYVATLMHRLDASNRFHAALLARERGWI from the coding sequence ATGGGGGATCCGGATCTGGCGTTTCTCGATATCGATCCGGAGGACGAACGCTTCTACCGCGTCCTGCTCAGGAGCGGCGGCGCCGATCCCGAACAGCTCGTGCGGCACGCCGATCTGGACGAGGAGGCGGTGCGCGTCCTGCGGCAGCGGGCCACGACCCTCGGCCTCGCCGCGATGACGGACGGACTGCTGCGCCCGGCCAGTCCCGCCAAGGCGGTGCAGCACCTGATCGACGCACGGCTCGCCCGGATGCGGCAGGAGCTGGAGACGAGAGCGGCGGCGGACGCGATCGTGGCCTCGCTGCTCGCGGAACGGGACGCGGCCACGACCTCGGACGCGATCGCGGGGGCGGACCGGCCCCCCATGGAACGGCTGATGGGCATCGAGCAGGTGCGGGCGGCCATCGACGAGCTGACCTTCTTCACCCGGTCGGAGTCCATGACCACCTGGCCCTCCGGGGTGATGCGGCCCGAGATCATCGACACCTCCCGGCCGGCCGACGCCCGCATCCTGCGGCGCGGGATCCGGATGCGCAGCCTGTTCGGGGCGGCCGCGCTGGACGATCCGGCCACGATGGCGTACCTGCGGGAGATGGTCGGCAAGGGGGCGGAGGTGCGGGTGTCCCGCCTCGACCTGGAGCGCATCCTCATCTTCGACCGGGCGGCGGCGCTGACGCCGATCGATCCCTCCGACAGCAAGCGGGGAGCGCTCCTGACCCGTGAACCGGGCCTGGTGACCACGCTGGTGTCCCTCTTCGACCGGATGTGGGGCCAGGCGCAGGAAATACCGGCGGTGGCGGACGAGGAGGGGCCGGCGGTGTCGGGCGAGCGCCCGACCGAACTGGAGCGCCGGATCCTGGAGTCGCTGTGCACGGCCGACAAGGACGAGAACGGGGCGCGGGACGTGGGGATCTCGGTGCGGACGTACCGCAAGTACGTGGCGACGCTGATGCACCGGCTCGACGCGTCGAACCGGTTCCACGCGGCGCTGCTCGCGCGGGAGCGCGGCTGGATCTGA
- a CDS encoding LLM class flavin-dependent oxidoreductase, with translation MTAYSVLVPFVPSRPEQLLPFAGLVHWTGAERLWQGQSLVTETHQAFAHAAGAGFRVPVGLGVTLMPLRHPTEAALQARSLALMTGQPVLAGYGPGAPAVQKALLGAPYRSPLTAAREYLTAVRAALDGTDAVLDGEYLHQEALLPPVPGPPVEIGLGVLRPGMARVAGEVADAAICWLTPARYLADTIVPEVRKSAESADRPAPKVVAMVPIALAAPDRDPVRLALASNRHHLKAAHYQDMLRRGGVELPAATGSETEDESAWGAALVAGDAFLYGEPAELLAKLEAFREAGVDEIVLNVTGVAQLYGAQAASRELRSLLTVLGLAS, from the coding sequence ATGACCGCCTACTCGGTGCTCGTCCCCTTCGTACCGAGCCGCCCCGAGCAGCTCCTGCCCTTCGCCGGGCTCGTCCACTGGACCGGGGCCGAACGCCTCTGGCAGGGACAGAGCCTGGTCACCGAGACCCACCAGGCCTTCGCCCACGCCGCCGGCGCCGGATTCCGGGTCCCCGTCGGGCTCGGAGTGACCCTGATGCCGCTGCGCCATCCCACGGAGGCCGCCCTCCAGGCCCGTTCCCTCGCGCTGATGACGGGGCAGCCGGTCCTCGCCGGCTACGGGCCGGGAGCCCCCGCGGTGCAGAAGGCCCTGCTCGGAGCCCCGTACCGGAGTCCGCTCACCGCCGCCCGGGAGTACCTGACCGCGGTACGCGCCGCCCTCGACGGTACGGACGCGGTCCTGGACGGGGAGTACCTGCACCAGGAGGCGCTGCTCCCGCCGGTGCCCGGACCACCCGTCGAGATCGGGCTCGGTGTCCTGCGCCCCGGCATGGCGAGGGTGGCAGGCGAGGTCGCCGACGCGGCGATCTGCTGGCTCACCCCGGCCCGCTACCTGGCCGACACGATCGTGCCCGAGGTGCGCAAGAGCGCCGAGAGCGCGGACCGGCCGGCGCCCAAGGTGGTGGCCATGGTGCCGATCGCCCTGGCGGCCCCCGACCGGGACCCCGTACGCCTCGCCCTCGCCTCCAACCGGCACCACCTGAAGGCCGCGCACTACCAGGACATGCTCCGGCGCGGCGGTGTGGAACTCCCCGCCGCCACCGGTTCGGAGACGGAAGACGAGAGCGCGTGGGGCGCGGCCCTGGTCGCCGGCGACGCCTTCCTCTACGGGGAGCCCGCCGAACTCCTCGCGAAACTCGAGGCCTTCCGCGAGGCGGGCGTCGACGAGATCGTCCTCAACGTCACGGGCGTGGCCCAGCTGTACGGCGCCCAGGCCGCGAGCCGTGAACTGCGCTCGCTGCTCACGGTCCTCGGACTCGCCTCCTGA
- the mpaB gene encoding daptide biosynthesis RiPP recognition protein, whose protein sequence is MTLTSVKAHALQWGTGRPLAALAPRPPFTATVVLEDAAHLDALLGSGVAGPGTVVLVPGDEPTAEPEPHEATGSQVIVWQGSLGEPGAEAGLHPDFYLQVQAYSITPYLSVLGPTLVRIVEEADFQAFLEDADRALNDGEFSAFLTHPSVQLADLGALGGNGDGDGPALRLYVDADGAVSVAPGAAPLGPVGTPAAELHRAWEDSTGALAGVLDEDLRREQLAARPWISRYLAAVGAIREAVTRGLEHPRVSGFGGRLVPALAAHAVPQDTSGGTPVLLFNAEQALIHHPGDRRTIALSLDAAQAAEALLVTGSAQAAADHADPATVDAVAAYFSGIGLPLTESAAPRTATPDTAEGATR, encoded by the coding sequence ATGACACTCACTTCCGTCAAGGCCCACGCCTTGCAGTGGGGCACCGGACGCCCCCTGGCCGCACTCGCCCCCCGCCCGCCGTTCACCGCGACGGTCGTCCTGGAGGACGCCGCCCACCTCGACGCCCTGCTCGGCAGCGGAGTGGCCGGCCCCGGCACCGTCGTCCTGGTCCCCGGGGACGAACCGACCGCCGAGCCCGAGCCGCACGAGGCCACCGGCTCCCAGGTCATCGTCTGGCAGGGCTCCCTCGGCGAACCCGGCGCGGAGGCCGGGCTGCACCCCGACTTCTACCTCCAGGTCCAGGCGTACTCGATCACCCCCTACCTCTCCGTCCTCGGGCCCACCCTGGTCCGCATCGTCGAGGAAGCCGACTTCCAGGCCTTCCTGGAAGACGCCGACCGGGCCCTGAACGACGGCGAGTTCTCCGCCTTCCTGACCCACCCCTCGGTCCAGCTCGCCGATCTCGGAGCCCTCGGCGGCAACGGCGACGGAGACGGCCCGGCCCTGCGCCTCTACGTCGACGCCGACGGCGCCGTCAGCGTCGCCCCCGGCGCCGCACCCCTCGGCCCCGTCGGCACCCCCGCCGCCGAACTGCACCGGGCCTGGGAGGACTCCACCGGCGCCCTGGCCGGCGTACTCGACGAGGACCTGCGCCGCGAGCAGCTCGCCGCCCGCCCCTGGATCTCCCGCTACCTCGCCGCCGTCGGCGCCATCCGCGAAGCCGTCACCCGAGGCCTGGAACACCCCCGCGTCTCCGGCTTCGGCGGGCGCCTCGTCCCCGCCCTCGCCGCCCACGCCGTCCCTCAGGACACCTCCGGCGGCACCCCGGTGCTGCTCTTCAACGCCGAACAGGCCCTGATCCACCACCCCGGGGACCGCCGCACCATCGCCCTCTCCCTCGACGCCGCCCAGGCCGCCGAAGCCCTGCTGGTCACCGGCTCCGCCCAGGCCGCCGCCGACCACGCCGACCCGGCCACCGTCGACGCCGTCGCCGCCTACTTCTCCGGCATCGGACTGCCCCTCACCGAGTCCGCCGCCCCCCGCACCGCCACCCCCGACACCGCGGAAGGAGCGACCCGCTGA
- the mpaM gene encoding daptide-type RiPP biosynthesis methyltransferase → MGAMLLSPAAAGTGLTGRAAEAVAELGDRAVLCDLYDEAGAPVYHDIAGTTPHEVRELLSTLRRIPGPVLDLAAGSGRLTFPFLALGREVTALELSGHMIGLLRDRLAATPASLQGRCTPVQADMSDFSLGRRFGAVVLGTTSISLLPPEARPGLYRCVREHLAPGGRFLLTTVEVDAADDGSDESEILAPGEITGRSYRMIEQWTSGNSSRTVTVIPADPPAEGPVHVATTTIGVMPAPLLVAELEAAGFAIRSTTPIPGGGRHHDVLLEAEAL, encoded by the coding sequence ATGGGCGCCATGCTGCTCAGCCCCGCCGCCGCGGGCACCGGCCTCACCGGCCGCGCCGCCGAGGCCGTCGCCGAACTCGGAGACCGGGCCGTCCTGTGCGACCTCTACGACGAGGCCGGCGCCCCCGTCTACCACGACATCGCCGGCACCACCCCGCACGAGGTCCGCGAACTCCTCTCCACCCTGCGCCGCATCCCCGGCCCGGTCCTCGACCTGGCCGCCGGCTCCGGCCGGCTGACCTTCCCCTTCCTGGCCCTCGGCCGCGAGGTCACCGCCCTCGAACTCTCCGGCCACATGATCGGACTGCTCCGGGACCGGCTCGCCGCCACCCCGGCCTCGCTCCAGGGCCGCTGCACCCCCGTCCAGGCCGACATGAGCGACTTCTCGCTCGGCCGCCGCTTCGGCGCCGTCGTCCTCGGCACCACCTCCATCTCCCTCCTCCCGCCGGAGGCCCGACCCGGCCTCTACCGGTGCGTACGGGAACACCTGGCGCCCGGCGGCAGGTTCCTGCTCACCACCGTCGAGGTGGACGCCGCCGACGACGGCAGCGACGAGAGCGAGATCCTCGCCCCCGGCGAGATCACCGGCCGCTCCTACCGGATGATCGAACAGTGGACCTCGGGCAACAGCTCCCGCACGGTCACCGTCATCCCCGCGGACCCGCCGGCCGAAGGCCCCGTCCACGTCGCCACCACCACCATCGGCGTGATGCCCGCACCCCTGCTGGTCGCCGAGCTCGAAGCCGCCGGCTTCGCCATCCGCTCCACCACGCCCATCCCCGGCGGCGGCCGCCACCACGACGTCCTCCTGGAAGCCGAGGCCCTGTGA
- the mpaD gene encoding daptide-type RiPP biosynthesis aminotransferase, translating to MTTALPTLTGQDEAPDHGHPALWTSLLPPSAHGDDGICAVSAEGMYVRFADGSELLDGDSGLWNANLGHGNRHIAEACHQALLNASYLSVFRYEHPYARQAAEALVELCGADHFARVLFSTSGGAANDLVMKTARHYHALRGAEKRKIIVGLRGSYHGLTFGGFALTGENLGQQVYGVDQRLVRHVTPNDPADIEKLMRAQGSQIAAVVVEPVLGSGAVPLTDEYLQTLFRLREEHGFLLAADEVATGFGRTGSMFASQRWSERPDLLVTSKGLTNGTCAAAAVIVSRTIADAFREADATLTHGETQAGTPVTCAAIIATIEEMRRLDAVSRGRRAAETLGAHLDRLVAEHPLFDSHDGRGLFRSLRIVTADGEPLPQARVLDQITAIRAAGAIVHAGVHGIQIMPPLTATDAEIDALMEAVRRGVESFSGGPR from the coding sequence ATGACCACCGCCCTGCCCACCCTGACCGGACAGGACGAGGCTCCCGACCACGGCCACCCGGCCCTGTGGACCTCCCTGCTCCCGCCCTCCGCCCACGGCGACGACGGCATCTGCGCCGTCTCCGCCGAAGGGATGTACGTACGGTTCGCCGACGGAAGCGAACTCCTCGACGGCGACTCGGGCCTGTGGAACGCCAACCTCGGCCACGGCAACCGGCACATCGCCGAGGCCTGCCACCAGGCCCTGCTCAACGCCTCGTACCTGAGCGTCTTCCGCTACGAACACCCCTACGCCCGGCAGGCCGCCGAGGCCCTGGTGGAACTCTGCGGAGCCGACCACTTCGCCCGCGTCCTCTTCTCCACCTCCGGCGGCGCGGCCAACGACCTGGTCATGAAGACCGCCCGGCACTACCACGCCCTGCGCGGCGCCGAGAAGCGCAAGATCATCGTGGGGCTGCGCGGCAGCTACCACGGCCTGACCTTCGGCGGCTTCGCCCTCACCGGCGAGAACCTCGGCCAGCAGGTCTACGGAGTCGACCAGCGCCTGGTGCGCCACGTCACCCCCAACGACCCCGCCGACATCGAGAAGCTGATGCGGGCCCAGGGCTCCCAGATCGCGGCCGTCGTCGTCGAACCCGTCCTCGGCAGCGGGGCCGTCCCCCTCACCGACGAGTACCTCCAGACGCTCTTCCGGCTCCGCGAGGAACACGGGTTCCTGCTCGCCGCCGACGAGGTGGCCACCGGATTCGGCCGCACCGGATCGATGTTCGCCTCCCAGCGGTGGAGCGAACGCCCCGACCTGCTGGTCACCTCCAAGGGGCTGACCAACGGCACCTGCGCGGCCGCCGCCGTCATCGTCTCCCGGACCATCGCCGACGCCTTCCGCGAAGCCGACGCCACCCTGACCCACGGCGAAACCCAGGCCGGCACCCCCGTCACCTGCGCCGCGATCATCGCCACCATCGAGGAGATGCGCCGCCTCGACGCCGTCTCCCGGGGCCGGCGCGCCGCCGAGACCCTCGGCGCCCACCTGGACCGGCTCGTCGCCGAACACCCCCTCTTCGACTCCCACGACGGCCGCGGCCTCTTCCGCTCCCTGCGGATCGTCACCGCCGACGGCGAACCCCTCCCGCAGGCCCGGGTCCTCGACCAGATCACCGCCATCCGGGCGGCGGGCGCCATCGTCCACGCCGGAGTCCACGGCATCCAGATCATGCCGCCGCTCACCGCGACGGACGCCGAGATCGACGCCCTCATGGAAGCCGTCCGCCGCGGAGTCGAAAGCTTCTCCGGAGGACCGCGGTGA
- the mpaC gene encoding daptide-type RiPP biosynthesis dehydogenase yields MNIAWSGSTRLLIGPEGLSDWLADFDDAHPAGGSRPVTALLLDPAVANSRITALVTAELDRAGHTTHTIVPDGDGGPDEILALAAATADAGLVAVIGGGALLDRAKLLSVAHEDERARAALRTTGRSGLLTLDPRTRRTRPLLAVPTTVGTGSELSRVACLPHNSGKRLVMGDALAPDAALLDPAATETLPGELLIEGALEAVFRTVGPYVGNLTDRAVEDALAQTAATQLVRLGGALARQLADGQAPDATLRTDLARLSGLTQSTWLCYGRDLFSTEGWMIANELSSALGIRKMTAVAAILPALWRAVLAGDTRLGSAARLRGIWELLRSADSSGDPLPAEPVAGISALMNRWGIARDIAVTPQLLDAVARRTVRAWGAGLPMLGGLRAADVNALLSEAA; encoded by the coding sequence GTGAACATCGCCTGGTCCGGATCCACCCGGCTGCTCATCGGCCCCGAAGGGCTCAGCGACTGGCTGGCGGACTTCGACGACGCCCACCCGGCAGGGGGGAGCCGTCCCGTCACCGCCCTGCTCCTCGACCCGGCCGTCGCGAACTCCCGCATCACCGCCCTGGTGACCGCGGAACTGGACCGGGCGGGACACACCACCCACACCATCGTCCCCGACGGAGACGGAGGCCCGGACGAGATCCTCGCCCTGGCCGCCGCCACCGCCGACGCCGGACTCGTCGCCGTCATCGGCGGCGGAGCCCTCCTCGACCGGGCCAAGCTCCTGTCCGTGGCCCACGAGGACGAGCGGGCCCGCGCGGCCCTGCGCACCACCGGCCGCAGCGGACTGCTCACCCTGGACCCGCGCACCCGCCGCACCCGTCCGCTGCTCGCCGTACCCACCACCGTCGGCACCGGATCCGAACTCAGCCGGGTCGCCTGCCTGCCGCACAACAGCGGCAAACGGCTCGTCATGGGCGACGCCCTCGCCCCCGACGCGGCCCTGCTGGACCCGGCCGCCACCGAGACCCTGCCCGGCGAGCTGCTGATCGAAGGAGCCCTCGAAGCGGTCTTCCGCACCGTCGGCCCCTACGTCGGCAACCTGACCGACCGAGCCGTCGAGGACGCCCTCGCCCAGACCGCCGCCACCCAGCTGGTCCGCCTCGGCGGAGCACTGGCCCGGCAACTGGCCGACGGGCAGGCCCCCGACGCCACGCTCCGCACCGACCTGGCCCGGCTGAGCGGACTGACCCAGTCCACCTGGCTCTGCTACGGACGGGACCTGTTCAGCACCGAGGGCTGGATGATCGCCAACGAACTCTCCAGCGCCCTGGGCATCCGCAAGATGACCGCCGTCGCGGCCATCCTGCCGGCCCTGTGGCGGGCCGTCCTCGCCGGCGACACCCGGCTCGGCTCCGCCGCCCGCCTGCGGGGGATCTGGGAACTGCTCCGCTCGGCCGACAGCAGCGGCGACCCGCTGCCCGCCGAGCCGGTGGCAGGCATCAGCGCCCTGATGAACCGCTGGGGCATCGCCCGCGACATCGCCGTCACCCCGCAGCTGCTCGACGCGGTGGCCCGCAGGACCGTACGGGCCTGGGGCGCCGGCCTCCCGATGCTCGGCGGCCTGCGCGCGGCCGACGTCAACGCCCTGCTCAGCGAAGCGGCCTGA
- a CDS encoding daptide-type RiPP — translation MDNTFENVAADVNHLELGLQELEVMEAPGWWTTGGVVVGISLVSVVMT, via the coding sequence ATGGACAACACGTTCGAGAACGTTGCCGCCGATGTGAACCACCTGGAGCTCGGCCTCCAGGAGCTCGAGGTCATGGAGGCCCCGGGCTGGTGGACGACCGGTGGCGTCGTCGTCGGCATCTCCCTCGTCTCGGTGGTCATGACCTGA
- a CDS encoding daptide-type RiPP: MNEKFEAPAADVNHLELGLQELEVMEAPGWWTTGGVVVGISIVSIVAT; this comes from the coding sequence ATGAACGAGAAGTTCGAAGCCCCCGCGGCCGACGTGAACCACCTGGAGCTCGGCCTCCAGGAGCTCGAGGTCATGGAGGCCCCGGGCTGGTGGACGACCGGCGGTGTCGTCGTCGGCATCTCCATCGTCTCCATCGTCGCCACCTGA
- a CDS encoding daptide-type RiPP, producing the protein MSEQKFDNTAVVAQDGLELGLQELEVLEAPGFWEGVSIGIAISTVTIAT; encoded by the coding sequence ATGAGCGAGCAGAAGTTCGACAACACCGCGGTCGTCGCGCAGGACGGCCTGGAGCTGGGCCTGCAGGAGCTCGAGGTCCTCGAGGCCCCCGGCTTCTGGGAGGGCGTGTCCATCGGCATCGCCATCTCCACGGTGACCATCGCCACCTGA
- a CDS encoding ABC transporter ATP-binding protein — MSSSDPAVSLNGLTKTYKGLRAVDALTVDIRAGRVTGLLGRNGAGKTTTLRMLLGLATPTAGTATILGKPYAELPDAAHRIGVSMDGMGGVTGATVRGELRIWCTVLGLPAGRADQVMEYTGLDYAADRPVKGCSTGMRQRLALATALLADPEILILDEPANGLDPDGIRWLRATLRTLALGGRTVIVSSHQLAELEQTVDDVVIMQHSLRYAGTLDDLTGHGAARLEDRFFELVDPAATAVPTAVSTAVPTAGATGTRTPERNYSRA; from the coding sequence ATGAGCAGCAGCGACCCGGCCGTCTCGTTGAACGGTCTGACCAAGACGTACAAGGGCCTGCGCGCCGTCGACGCCCTGACCGTGGACATCCGTGCCGGCCGCGTCACCGGCCTGCTGGGCCGCAACGGCGCCGGCAAGACCACCACCCTGCGGATGCTGCTGGGCCTCGCCACCCCGACGGCCGGCACCGCGACCATCCTCGGCAAGCCGTACGCCGAACTCCCCGACGCGGCCCACCGCATCGGAGTCAGCATGGACGGCATGGGCGGCGTCACCGGCGCCACCGTCCGCGGCGAACTGCGCATCTGGTGCACCGTGCTGGGCCTGCCCGCCGGCCGCGCCGACCAGGTCATGGAGTACACCGGCCTCGACTACGCCGCCGACCGCCCGGTCAAGGGCTGCTCCACCGGCATGCGCCAGCGCCTGGCCCTGGCCACCGCCCTGCTCGCCGACCCGGAGATCCTCATCCTCGACGAGCCGGCCAACGGCCTCGACCCGGACGGCATCCGCTGGCTGCGCGCCACCCTGCGCACCCTGGCCCTGGGCGGCCGCACCGTCATCGTCTCCAGCCACCAGCTCGCCGAGCTCGAGCAGACCGTCGACGACGTCGTGATCATGCAGCACTCCCTGCGCTACGCCGGCACCCTCGACGACCTCACCGGCCACGGCGCGGCCCGCCTGGAGGACCGCTTCTTCGAGCTGGTCGACCCGGCCGCCACCGCCGTTCCCACCGCCGTTTCCACGGCCGTTCCCACCGCCGGCGCCACCGGCACCCGCACCCCGGAAAGGAACTACTCCCGTGCGTAA
- a CDS encoding ABC transporter permease — translation MRNLIAGETRKALTGRAWWALPLAGAWLCLITTFGYVSGGEKAIADGSTSLAVGQDVARSWMMMFLLAAVFGAVHVTRDYASGTMVRSALLAGSRSRLFGAKLAVATAAGAAFGLIAAALGAVSVYLGPLPFGLEAAADGETALILVGVFACCTLAAPWGALIGWIVRNQTGAVATLIGLTLLVDPGLQRLVPEVSKYLLTIAMSSVYRDVKPDLLSLPWAYAVIAAWLAAAFVAGRHLVRARDIA, via the coding sequence GTGCGTAACCTCATCGCCGGCGAAACCCGGAAGGCCCTGACCGGCCGCGCCTGGTGGGCCCTGCCGCTCGCGGGAGCCTGGCTGTGCCTGATCACCACCTTCGGATACGTCTCCGGAGGCGAGAAGGCCATCGCCGACGGGTCCACCTCCCTGGCCGTCGGCCAGGACGTGGCCCGTTCCTGGATGATGATGTTCCTGCTGGCGGCCGTCTTCGGCGCCGTCCACGTCACCCGGGACTACGCCTCCGGCACCATGGTCCGCTCCGCGCTCCTGGCCGGCTCCCGCTCCCGCCTCTTCGGCGCGAAGCTCGCCGTCGCCACCGCCGCCGGAGCCGCCTTCGGCCTGATCGCCGCCGCCCTCGGCGCGGTGAGCGTCTACCTCGGCCCGCTGCCCTTCGGCCTGGAGGCCGCCGCCGACGGCGAGACCGCCCTCATCCTGGTCGGCGTGTTCGCCTGCTGCACCCTGGCCGCCCCCTGGGGCGCGCTCATCGGCTGGATCGTCCGCAACCAGACCGGCGCCGTCGCCACCCTGATCGGCCTCACGCTCCTGGTGGACCCCGGGCTGCAGCGGCTGGTCCCCGAGGTCTCCAAGTACCTGCTGACCATCGCGATGAGCTCCGTCTACCGGGACGTGAAGCCGGACCTGCTCTCGCTGCCCTGGGCGTACGCGGTGATCGCCGCCTGGCTCGCCGCCGCCTTCGTCGCCGGCCGTCACCTGGTCCGCGCCCGCGACATCGCATAA